A window of Verrucomicrobiia bacterium genomic DNA:
GCCTTCGCTTGGGCGTCAGTCCCATTCCAGTCATCGAGGCCCTGCATCAGCTGGAAAAGGACGGATTGGTGGAGAGTCAACCCATGTACGGTCATCGGGTCCGGGCTTTGAGTGTGGATGCCGCCCGGAATGATCATGTTTTGCGCGAAGCGATTGAATGTCAGGCAGCGCGCTTATGTGCCCAGAATGCTTCCGACAAACAGCTCGAGACGTTGGAACGACAGGCGGTGGAATTGGATAAAATTCTGAAGGGCGATCCGGAGGGTGCCACTCCCGCCGAAGAACACCTTGAATTTCATTTAGGCGTGGCGCGAGCGACGGGCTATAGCGGGTTGGTGGACGCACTGCAGAACCTATGGTTTCGGCGCTTGATGGTTTTCAACACGGTCAATGCAGCCGCATTGGGGATTCCGCGAAACTGGCACGGCCAGTTGGTCAAGGCATTGGCCACTCGCGACCCCGATGTCGCAGAGCGAGCCATGCGGGAGCATGTGCAGTTCAACGTTGCGCAACAGATGAAGATGCTGGAATCGAGCCGTGTAACTGAGCCGGTCAAAGACACTGCTTCCCCCTCCAAGAACGGCAGCAAAAAATCCGTTCGAAAGACTTCCAAGGTCTAGCCCGCCTCCTGGCGTTCAGTCTCCCGTTTCCTTCTAGACTCATAGTACGAAACTGAAGATGCCGGGGAGGCCATTCCGGTCAAAGCCCCCGACATTTGATCATTCGCCTTGCCTTTGAGGGCATCTGGTATTAACGATATATCAGATATTGGTTTGGCTATTGGGGTAGCCTGCATCGTCGAGAATCGTTCTCAGCGTGAATGAGATGATCGCGGAACCAACCTGTCATACCGTGAAAACAATGAGAGCCACAGAATGAAGCACTCGGAAATTCAACAAATATTCGCTGATCTGCGTTACCGCGTGTTGTCGGCCCTGATTTGGGTTTCTCTGATGTGGTTCGATTTGCCCGCTCAAGGGGCTAGCTATTACGTTGACGCGACGAATGGCTCCGACAGTAATCCCGGCACAATCTCGGCGCCGTATCAGACGTTGTTTCGCGGCACGCTGCTTCTTTCTCCGGGGGATACTCTTTACATTCGAGGCGGCGTATACCGGGAAATACTTCAGCCCACACGATCTGGAACCGCGGCTTTACCGATTGTTATAACTGCATATTCGAACGAAGTGGTGACGGTGACTGGAGCGGATGTAGTGACCAACTGGACATCGTATTCCAACGGCATTTACCAGGCGACGGTTGATTGGGATTTGGGTGAAGCTCGCAACCAGGTGCTCGTGGATGGCGAGATGATGCACCAGGCGCGATTCCCGAATTTTGGTGACGGCGATCTGCTTCATCCGGCAGTGACGACGGCGACGATTGGATCACCGAACAACGTCGTAACATCCCCGGATTGGGCGGGTAAGCCAGCAAACTTCTGGGCGGGTGCCCGAATGCTGGGCGGCTTTGGCAGCGCATGGGCGCATCAGACCGCCATTGTCGGAAGTTCCTCCGGAAACAGCCTGACTATGTCCAATGGAACCATGAGTGGCCAGTGGTTCACCGGCAGCGGACCTGCTTACCTGTTCGGATTGATGAGCCTGCTCGATTCCGACAAGGAATGGCATCTGGATCCGGTGGCTGACATTCTCTACCTGCGAATTCCGAACGGTCAGGATCCCAACTTGCATCTAGTGGAAGTGAAGCGCCGGGTTTGGACGGTGAGCTTTGCCAACGTGAATTACGTGAAGGTGCAGGGTTTAAGGTTGCGCGTCGGCGGCGTGCAGATGGCGCGGGGATACGGTCTCGCGCTCATTGATTGCGACGCACGGTTTCTGAGCCACTACCTCAAGTTTTCCGTCGGCGATGCCGGAGACATCCAGAACGCATGGGACCGTGGAATTTACATCGCCAGCACCAATAGTGTGCTGGAGCGTTGCACGATCTACGACACCGCGAGTTCGGGGGTCTATATTCAGGGCATGAGCAATGTGCTGACAAGGAACTTCATCTACAACGTCAGCTACACCGGCGTCAACGGCGCGGGTATGAACATCCGTGGTCGACGCCATCTGATTACCTTCAACACCATCAGCAATGCCGGGTGGGCTGGATTCGCTCCCGCCAACGATAGCCAGACCGGACACAAGATCCTGTACAACGATGTGACGCGAGTAGCGGAAGTCACGAAGGATACCGGCGTCTTTTATGCGGCATCCGGCAGCAATACCGAACGAACGCGGCTGGCTTACAACTGGTTTCATGACGTGTTTCCCTGGCGGCAATCCGGAGTGCTCATTTACCTCGATGGGACGTGTGTAAACAACGATATCGACCATAACGTGTTGTGGAACGAGATCGGTCGTGATGCCATTCAAGTGGCTTCAAATTCGAAGAACGACAACTTTTTCAATAACACCATTTTCAATGCCCGGCCTCTCGCAATTGGATCTCCGCTCATTGTGCTCAGCAATAATCTTTATCTCGCGTGGGCGCCCGAAGCGCAATTGATGGATTGGCAGAATCACGATTTTCGATTGAAACCTGGGGCGACCTCAATTGATGCAGGCATTGTGATCCCGGGATATTCCGACGGCTACAAGGGCGCGAAACCGGATCTTGGAGCTTACGAAACCGGCGGACCTTACTGGGTTCCCGGTATCCACGGTTGGAGTCTCGAACAGCCAGGAATCCGCACTGATCGTGCCCGGAGCTGGAGCGGGACTGATGCAAGCGTGCAGGGAACGTTGATCTCCGCCGGCACAGCTCCAACGACGGTGAATTTGTATTGGGGCGAAGCGGACGGCGGGACCAATGTTGCGGCCTGGGCGAATGTTGCCACCGTCGGAGTTTTCGCGACGAACCCGGCGGTGCTGGTGGAATCCATCAACGGGCTCGTTCCCGGAAGTGATTACTCATATCGATTCTACGCATCGAACGCACATGGCCATTATTGGGGTCATACGCGAAATTTTAAAGCCGGGGGTGGCGCTTGGATTTCGGATGCCAATTCGGCGTGGGGCGATAGCACGCGTTGGGAGAGCGGTTCAATACCTAATGGCACTGGCACCTTCGCCGATTTCAGCACCATTGATATCACAGCGGACCGCGTCATCGATCTTGAACTCTCCAGAACGGTCGGCGGAATTGGTTTCAACGATTTGATTCCCGGCCATTCCTGGACGGTTTCAGGGGGCGAAACCCTCTATCTTTCAACGCGCAATCCTATGCAGCCTCCGGTGATTGAAGTGCAAAACACCTCGGTTTACTTCGGCGCGCCGCTGGGGGGTGATGACGGTCTTGAAAAGATTGGGTCTGGTTCACTGTCGTTGGCCGCGGGGAATGGTTACGAGGGCCCGACGCTAGTCAGAGGCGGAAGTCTGCTTGTGAATGGTTCCATCAGCAACAGCCCAGTCCGTGTGGCTGCAAAGGCGGTACTCGGCGGCGCCGGATGGATCGCCGGCGTGGTCACTGCTGACGACGGGAGCGTCCTGTCACCGGGAACAAACGGGATTGGTTCTGCAGGTACCTTGACGGTGAACCACCTTGCCTTGGACGGCGCGACGCTTCTATACAACCTGGCGAGCAGAACCAACGCCGGGGCAGGAGTGAACGATTTGATACGACTTCAATCCGG
This region includes:
- a CDS encoding GntR family transcriptional regulator; translated protein: MQDSFQTLKAQVYQTLRREILSGTTPPGTRLVRRTLSLRLGVSPIPVIEALHQLEKDGLVESQPMYGHRVRALSVDAARNDHVLREAIECQAARLCAQNASDKQLETLERQAVELDKILKGDPEGATPAEEHLEFHLGVARATGYSGLVDALQNLWFRRLMVFNTVNAAALGIPRNWHGQLVKALATRDPDVAERAMREHVQFNVAQQMKMLESSRVTEPVKDTASPSKNGSKKSVRKTSKV
- a CDS encoding autotransporter-associated beta strand repeat-containing protein; protein product: MKHSEIQQIFADLRYRVLSALIWVSLMWFDLPAQGASYYVDATNGSDSNPGTISAPYQTLFRGTLLLSPGDTLYIRGGVYREILQPTRSGTAALPIVITAYSNEVVTVTGADVVTNWTSYSNGIYQATVDWDLGEARNQVLVDGEMMHQARFPNFGDGDLLHPAVTTATIGSPNNVVTSPDWAGKPANFWAGARMLGGFGSAWAHQTAIVGSSSGNSLTMSNGTMSGQWFTGSGPAYLFGLMSLLDSDKEWHLDPVADILYLRIPNGQDPNLHLVEVKRRVWTVSFANVNYVKVQGLRLRVGGVQMARGYGLALIDCDARFLSHYLKFSVGDAGDIQNAWDRGIYIASTNSVLERCTIYDTASSGVYIQGMSNVLTRNFIYNVSYTGVNGAGMNIRGRRHLITFNTISNAGWAGFAPANDSQTGHKILYNDVTRVAEVTKDTGVFYAASGSNTERTRLAYNWFHDVFPWRQSGVLIYLDGTCVNNDIDHNVLWNEIGRDAIQVASNSKNDNFFNNTIFNARPLAIGSPLIVLSNNLYLAWAPEAQLMDWQNHDFRLKPGATSIDAGIVIPGYSDGYKGAKPDLGAYETGGPYWVPGIHGWSLEQPGIRTDRARSWSGTDASVQGTLISAGTAPTTVNLYWGEADGGTNVAAWANVATVGVFATNPAVLVESINGLVPGSDYSYRFYASNAHGHYWGHTRNFKAGGGAWISDANSAWGDSTRWESGSIPNGTGTFADFSTIDITADRVIDLELSRTVGGIGFNDLIPGHSWTVSGGETLYLSTRNPMQPPVIEVQNTSVYFGAPLGGDDGLEKIGSGSLSLAAGNGYEGPTLVRGGSLLVNGSISNSPVRVAAKAVLGGAGWIAGVVTADDGSVLSPGTNGIGSAGTLTVNHLALDGATLLYNLASRTNAGAGVNDLIRLQSGGVLTLTPTNGGIVRPVTFLAHMLNGYLTNRTYMVISNASSIVGDVSTLFSAPGLSARFYTNSGAGPYHVFMAVSNVVGRDLVWRGTAGSAWNIGVTSNWLESISESASAFNQKDRVLFDDGASNFVVNVVGTLSPLSVTVENSISNYIIGGGGKITGAGSFTKSGTGTLTLNLATDYTGATRIENGTVIAGTHNVFPPNTALFLGQSDSNRHSVAALDLTSASQTVGSLGIASLRLTAMVNTSPDYVDSTRITNQIVIGAGRTLTVNGSVVIGDSALPHYLASFTSIRGAGAFNVQTAGGVFQVNGNDYPGSAGATRTYLDMSGLATANINLGNGTFYLGDRSTAGDGNSATVLTLASNTTITAGIFNIGNSQRAKPHLLKLGSGSNVFNVDTLQLGVTRDSGQVSFNTAGGTFTLRAANGSGRAALTVGPNVGTTYGASNQFMNLKDHHVDLLLSTLRVGEDNRGSSGSSYSSNYFGFSSGVLDTTALRVGNRSGNPNSTPARWFNVLDIDGGTVSIGSSGIVMGTGFGSNGPLSTNAAALNITGGTVSVGNDIVLATQNSAAGHNTLVSTLNVSGGTLVVNGDILCGIGAANPAPRLASLNLNHPDSVLNLTGHAIGGTDNISSNAIRLIDQLYFQSGTLQNVGQINGGAELVKQGAGRLTIAGNNSYTGETVVSNGTLNVSGIIGASSAVRALTDSSLTGDGLIQSPVTINGTLSPGSSVGALRINNLLTLGAGSTTLMELDSAANTNDSIRALTQVSYGGTLIVTNLSGELTDGKVFMLFEAAARSGAFDAINLPVLPEGLIWTNRLFVDGSIAITRLPLLRPFISGSRLLGTNLEITGTGGTPNGSYRVISSTNLALPLIFWTPVIESRFTPGGDFSNSIPLNPSSPSMFLQLDQ